The following coding sequences lie in one Saimiri boliviensis isolate mSaiBol1 chromosome 6, mSaiBol1.pri, whole genome shotgun sequence genomic window:
- the HYLS1 gene encoding centriolar and ciliogenesis-associated protein HYLS1 isoform X2, whose protein sequence is MKQLAPDGQKWASMDPEEQMLAAAAALTHIYAGQGKGDVRREAQSIQYDPYSKASVAPGKRPTLPVQLQYPRVESSITSETVSEASQRLRKPVMKRKVLRRKPDGEVLVTDESIISESESGTENDQGLWDLRQRLMNVQFEEDRESSFDISQKFNPPHEYQGISQDQLICSLQKEGMGSPAYEQDLIVASRPKSVILPRLDQLSRNRGKTDRVARYFEYKRDWDSMRLPGEDHRKELRWGVREQMLCRAEPQPKPQHIYVPNNYLVPTEKKRSALRWGIRCDLANGIIPRKLPFPQSPP, encoded by the coding sequence ATGAAACAACTTGCACCTGATGGACAAAAATGGGCCAGTATGGATCCAGAAGAGCAAATGTTGGCAGCTGCTGCAGCTTTAACCCACATCTATGCAGGACAGGGTAAAGGAGATGTCAGGAGAGAAGCCCAATCTATCCAATATGATCCCTACAGTAAAGCTTCAGTAGCCCCAGGGAAGCGACCTACTCTTCCTGTGCAACTACAGTACCCACGTGTAGAAAGTAGTATCACTTCAGAAACAGTCTCTGAGGCCTCCCAAAGACTCCGAAAGCCAGTGATGAAGAGAAAGGTGCTGCGTAGAAAGCCAGATGGGGAAGTATTAGTGACAGATGAGTCGATTATCAGTGAATCAGAATCTGGTACAGAAAATGATCAGGGTCTCTGGGACTTAAGACAAAGACTGATGAATGTGCAGTTCGAGGAAGACAGGGAATCCTCATTTGATATTTCGCAAAAATTTAATCCACCACATGAATACCAAGGAATTTCTCAAGATCAGCTCATTTGCTCTCtacaaaaagaaggaatgggCTCTCCAGCTTACGAACAAGACCTGATTGTTGCCAGCAGACCCAAGTCCGTTATTCTCCCAAGGCTGGACCAGTTAAGCCGAAACCGGGGCAAGACAGACCGGGTAGCCCGGTATTTTGAGTACAAACGGGACTGGGACTCAATGCGCTTACCTGGTGAAGATCATAGGAAGGAATTACGCTGGGGTGTCCGAGAGCAGATGCTCTGCCGAGCAGAGCCCCAACCCAAACCTCAGCACATATATGTCCCGAACAATTACCTAGTACCAACAGAGAAGAAAAGGTCTGCACTCCGTTGGGGTATTCGTTGTGACCTTGCAAATGGTATCATACCCAGGAAGCTTCCCTTCCCTCAATCTCCtccttaa
- the PUS3 gene encoding tRNA pseudouridine(38/39) synthase isoform X2 encodes MDYAAQKYVGTHDFRNLCKMDVANGVINFQRTILSAQVQLVGQSPGEERWQVPFQLCQFEVTGQAFLYHQVRCMMAILFLIGQGMEKPEIIDELLNIEKNPQKPQYSMAVEFPLVLYDCKFENVKWIYDQEAQEFNITHLQQLWANHAVKTHMLYSMLQGLDSVAIPCGREPKMDGMTEWRNVKPSVIKQTSAFVEGVKMRTYKPLMDRPKCQGLESRIQHFVRRGRIEHPLLFHEEETKAKRDCNDTLEEENTNLETPTKRICVDPESKSII; translated from the exons ATGGATTATGCAGCTCAGAAGTATGTTGGTACCCATGATTTCAGGAACTTGTGTAAAATGGATGTAGCCAATGGCGTAATTAATTTTCAAAGGACTATTCTGTCTGCTCAAGTACAGCTAGTGGGCCAGAGCCCAGGTGAGGAGAGATGGCAAGTACCTTTTCAGTTATGTCAATTTGAAGTGACTGGCCAGGCATTCCTTTATCATCAAGTCCGATGTATGATGGCTATTCTCTTTCTGATTGGCCAAGGAATGGAGAAGCCAGAGATTATTGATGAACTGCTGAATATAGAGAAAAATCCTCAGAAGCCTCAGTATAG taTGGCTGTAGAATTTCCTCTAGTCTTATATGACTGTAAGTTTGAAAATGTCAAGTGGATTTATGACCAGgaggctcaggagttcaatattACCCATCTACAACAACTATGGGCTAATCATGCTGTCAAAACTCACATGTTGTATAGTATGCTACAAGGACTGGACTCTGTTGCAATACCATGTGGAAGAGAACCAAAGATGGATGGAATGACAGAATGGAGAAATGTTAAGCCCTCTGTCATAAAGCAGACCAGTGCTTTTGTAGAAGGAGTGAAGATGCGCACATATAAGCCCCTCATGGACCGTCCTAAATGCCAAGGATTAGAATCCCGGATCCAGCATTTTGTACGTAGGGGACGGATTGAGCACCCACTTTTATTCcatgaggaagaaacaaaagccaaaagggaCTGTAATGACACACTAGAGGAAGAGAATACTAATTTGGAGACACCAACGAAGAGGATCTGTGTGGACCCCGAAAGTAAAAGCATCATTTAA
- the HYLS1 gene encoding centriolar and ciliogenesis-associated protein HYLS1 isoform X1: MIAFAILSPFDCYKMEIRESAIYELGIYYWKTDRCYLLQKVLQCRKAMKQLAPDGQKWASMDPEEQMLAAAAALTHIYAGQGKGDVRREAQSIQYDPYSKASVAPGKRPTLPVQLQYPRVESSITSETVSEASQRLRKPVMKRKVLRRKPDGEVLVTDESIISESESGTENDQGLWDLRQRLMNVQFEEDRESSFDISQKFNPPHEYQGISQDQLICSLQKEGMGSPAYEQDLIVASRPKSVILPRLDQLSRNRGKTDRVARYFEYKRDWDSMRLPGEDHRKELRWGVREQMLCRAEPQPKPQHIYVPNNYLVPTEKKRSALRWGIRCDLANGIIPRKLPFPQSPP; this comes from the coding sequence ATGATTGCCTTTGCCATTCTTTCTCCATTTGACtgctataaaatggagataagggAATCAGCAATTTATGAGTTGGGAATTTATTATTGGAAAACTGACCGATGTTATCTCTTGCAGAAGGTCCTACAGTGTAGGAAAGCAATGAAACAACTTGCACCTGATGGACAAAAATGGGCCAGTATGGATCCAGAAGAGCAAATGTTGGCAGCTGCTGCAGCTTTAACCCACATCTATGCAGGACAGGGTAAAGGAGATGTCAGGAGAGAAGCCCAATCTATCCAATATGATCCCTACAGTAAAGCTTCAGTAGCCCCAGGGAAGCGACCTACTCTTCCTGTGCAACTACAGTACCCACGTGTAGAAAGTAGTATCACTTCAGAAACAGTCTCTGAGGCCTCCCAAAGACTCCGAAAGCCAGTGATGAAGAGAAAGGTGCTGCGTAGAAAGCCAGATGGGGAAGTATTAGTGACAGATGAGTCGATTATCAGTGAATCAGAATCTGGTACAGAAAATGATCAGGGTCTCTGGGACTTAAGACAAAGACTGATGAATGTGCAGTTCGAGGAAGACAGGGAATCCTCATTTGATATTTCGCAAAAATTTAATCCACCACATGAATACCAAGGAATTTCTCAAGATCAGCTCATTTGCTCTCtacaaaaagaaggaatgggCTCTCCAGCTTACGAACAAGACCTGATTGTTGCCAGCAGACCCAAGTCCGTTATTCTCCCAAGGCTGGACCAGTTAAGCCGAAACCGGGGCAAGACAGACCGGGTAGCCCGGTATTTTGAGTACAAACGGGACTGGGACTCAATGCGCTTACCTGGTGAAGATCATAGGAAGGAATTACGCTGGGGTGTCCGAGAGCAGATGCTCTGCCGAGCAGAGCCCCAACCCAAACCTCAGCACATATATGTCCCGAACAATTACCTAGTACCAACAGAGAAGAAAAGGTCTGCACTCCGTTGGGGTATTCGTTGTGACCTTGCAAATGGTATCATACCCAGGAAGCTTCCCTTCCCTCAATCTCCtccttaa
- the PUS3 gene encoding tRNA pseudouridine(38/39) synthase isoform X1 encodes MADNVADRNQTEKLLRRVQELEHEVQRLKKEQAKNKEDSNIRENSGAGKTKRAFDFSAHGRRHVALRIAYMGWGYQGFASQENTNNTIEEKLFEALTKTRLVESRQTSNYHRCGRTDKGVSAFGQVISLDLRSQFPRGRDSEDFNVKEEAAEEIRYTHILNRVLPPDIRILAWAPVEPSFSARFSCLERTYRYFFPRADLDIVTMDYAAQKYVGTHDFRNLCKMDVANGVINFQRTILSAQVQLVGQSPGEERWQVPFQLCQFEVTGQAFLYHQVRCMMAILFLIGQGMEKPEIIDELLNIEKNPQKPQYSMAVEFPLVLYDCKFENVKWIYDQEAQEFNITHLQQLWANHAVKTHMLYSMLQGLDSVAIPCGREPKMDGMTEWRNVKPSVIKQTSAFVEGVKMRTYKPLMDRPKCQGLESRIQHFVRRGRIEHPLLFHEEETKAKRDCNDTLEEENTNLETPTKRICVDPESKSII; translated from the exons ATGGCTGATAATGTTGCAGACAGAAACCAGACTGAGAAACTCCTAAGAAGAGTACAAGAACTGGAGCATGAGGTGCAAAGACTTAAAAAGGAACAGGCCAAAAATAAGGAGGACTCAAACATTAGAGAAAATTCAGGTGCTGGAAAAACTAAGCGTGCATTTGATTTCAGTGCTCATGGCCGAAGACATGTAGCCCTAAGAATAGCCTATATGGGCTGGGGATACCAGGGCTTTGCTAGtcaggaaaacacaaataatacCATTGAAGAGAAACTGTTTGAGGCTCTAACCAAGACTCGACTAGTAGAAAGCAGACAGACATCCAACTATCACCGATGTGGGAGAACAGACAAAGGAGTTAGTGCCTTTGGACAG GTGATTTCACTTGACCTTCGCTCTCAGTTTCCAAGGGGCAGGGATTCTGAGGACTTTAATGTAAAAGAGGAAGCTGCTGAAGAGATACGTTATACCCACATTCTCAATCGGGTGCTCCCTCCAGACATCCGTATATTGGCCTGGGCCCCTGTAGAACCGAGCTTCAGTGCTAGGTTCAGCTGTCTTGAGCGGACTTACCGCTATTTTTTCCCTCGTGCTGATTTAGATATTGTAACCATGGATTATGCAGCTCAGAAGTATGTTGGTACCCATGATTTCAGGAACTTGTGTAAAATGGATGTAGCCAATGGCGTAATTAATTTTCAAAGGACTATTCTGTCTGCTCAAGTACAGCTAGTGGGCCAGAGCCCAGGTGAGGAGAGATGGCAAGTACCTTTTCAGTTATGTCAATTTGAAGTGACTGGCCAGGCATTCCTTTATCATCAAGTCCGATGTATGATGGCTATTCTCTTTCTGATTGGCCAAGGAATGGAGAAGCCAGAGATTATTGATGAACTGCTGAATATAGAGAAAAATCCTCAGAAGCCTCAGTATAG taTGGCTGTAGAATTTCCTCTAGTCTTATATGACTGTAAGTTTGAAAATGTCAAGTGGATTTATGACCAGgaggctcaggagttcaatattACCCATCTACAACAACTATGGGCTAATCATGCTGTCAAAACTCACATGTTGTATAGTATGCTACAAGGACTGGACTCTGTTGCAATACCATGTGGAAGAGAACCAAAGATGGATGGAATGACAGAATGGAGAAATGTTAAGCCCTCTGTCATAAAGCAGACCAGTGCTTTTGTAGAAGGAGTGAAGATGCGCACATATAAGCCCCTCATGGACCGTCCTAAATGCCAAGGATTAGAATCCCGGATCCAGCATTTTGTACGTAGGGGACGGATTGAGCACCCACTTTTATTCcatgaggaagaaacaaaagccaaaagggaCTGTAATGACACACTAGAGGAAGAGAATACTAATTTGGAGACACCAACGAAGAGGATCTGTGTGGACCCCGAAAGTAAAAGCATCATTTAA